Part of the Tepidibacillus fermentans genome, AAATTTTGATCAATCCTATGTTCCGCAAAAAAAGCTACTTCAAATTCCTCATTACTGGATTGATTTAGACGATATTAAGCACACCAATTACTATTGTGAAGAAACAGCTTGCACCAAGATTGAAGAACGCTTATATGAAAATCCTCATCAGGGGATTACGTTTATCGGTAGTGGAAACTATCATTATGTTTCATATCTTTTATTTTCAGAGATCAAGGAACCATTCACTTTGATTCTTTTTGATCACCATACAGATGCAATGATCGATTCTTCCTCTGTTTCTAGCCTGATTTCCTGTGGTTCATGGGTAGCTCATGCCATTTCCCAATTATCTTTTTTACAAAAAGTACTGATTATTGGGGCAAGAAAAGACTTACTTCCATTGATTCATCCAAGTTTGCGATCCAAAGTCGTTGTTTTGCCTGAAAACGATTCTCGATTATCGTCAAAATTTGTTTTGCATTGGTTACAAAATGAGATAGCGACAGATACCATCTATATTAGTATTGATAAAGATGTACTAGATACTGATTAT contains:
- a CDS encoding arginase family protein, whose translation is MGLLHDEVIFLNFDQSYVPQKKLLQIPHYWIDLDDIKHTNYYCEETACTKIEERLYENPHQGITFIGSGNYHYVSYLLFSEIKEPFTLILFDHHTDAMIDSSSVSSLISCGSWVAHAISQLSFLQKVLIIGARKDLLPLIHPSLRSKVVVLPENDSRLSSKFVLHWLQNEIATDTIYISIDKDVLDTDYVKTNWDQGNMSLPELLIVLREIIRQKEVYGVDICGEYPTNPFSAFQSISIEAIRKNEQANQKILNTILNPKSP